The sequence below is a genomic window from Bremerella cremea.
AAGGGAGGTTTCATGCAAAACAAAAACAGTCCGATCGGTAAGTACCGATCGGACTGGAAGGTGAAGCTGCGATGATTTCTGCTGCGAACCGAGCCCTGTGCTTAGGCCGACTTTCGCATGACTTTTAGTTCTGGCTTGGCGAAGCCAGCGAGTCGTTGCATGTCGTGGTCGACCATTTCTTCGACAAGCTTTTGGAACGACATTTTGGGTTTCCAGTTGAGCTCGGTTTGAGCCTTGGCGGGGTCGGCCAAAAGCAATTCGACTTCCGCCGGCCGATAGAACTTCGGATCGATCACAACATGATCTTCCCATTTCAAACCAACGCGATCGAAGGCGATTTGGACGAAGTCACCCACGCGGTAGGTTTCGCCGGTGCCGATCACATAATCGATCGGGGCATCTTGTTGCAGCATCAGCCACATCGCTTCGACGTAATCGCCTGCGAAGCCCCAGTCGCGGCAAGCATCGAGATTGCCCAAGCGGAGCTCATTGGCCAGGCCCAGCTTAATGCGAGCCACGCCGTCGCTGATCTTTCGCGTTACAAATTCCAGCCCACGGCGAGGTGATTCGTGATTGAACAGAATCCCTCCACAGGCAAACATATCGTAGCTTTCGCGATAGTTGACCGTCATCCAGTGACCGTATGCTTTCGCAACGCCATACGGACTGCGCGGATGGAAGGGGGTCGTTTCGCGCTGAGGTGTTTCGTGAACCTTGCCAAACATCTCGCTGCTGCTGGCTTGGTAGAAGCGAATGGAAGTATCGACTTGGCGAATCGCTTCCAGCAGGCGGGTAACACCCAGTCCGGTGACTTCGCCGGTTAGGATTGGCTGATCCCAACTGCTGCCGACAAAGCTCTGTGCGGCTAGGTTGTAGACTTCGGTAGGCATGACTTTGCGTACAAGGCGTTCCATCGAAGCCTGGTCTAGCAAATCAGTACAGTGCAGCTCAATCTTGTCGACCAAGTGGTGAATTCGCTCGAACGAATTCGTGCTGCTACGGCGATAACAGCCATGTACTTCGTAGCCCTTGTCGAGTAAAAATTCTGCCAGATACGAGCCATCCTGGCCCGTAATGCCGGTAATCAGAGCAATGTTCGCCATGACAGTTCTTATGCCTTTATTTGCTGACGTGGTTCCATCCAAGGGGAGACAAGATTAGCGAATTCTTTTGAACGATAAAACGTCAATTAAAGAACGAAATCGTTGCCCATGCTATTTTGACTAAGCGGCCGTCCTGGCTGCTTGAAGTCGTTGTTGTTGTATGTCTTTCGCAATTGCCCCAACGGTGTCTACCAGTTTGGGGAAAACGACCGACCAAGGCTCGTTGAGCGTTTGCTTGGGAGGGGCCGTTCGCCAACCTTGGGTGGCTTCGAATTGGGAAATTTGTTGGCTTAGTTCGCTTGGATCGTCCAAGGAGAAGAAGCTGCTGTCAGGACCGGCGACTTCACGGAAGATCGGGATATCGCTGGCAAAAACGTGGAGCCCATGATGGGCCGCTTCAACAATCGGAAGGCCAAACCCTTCGGCCTTGGAAGTCAAAACGAATGCTTTGCTATGCTCGTAGATATAGGAGAGCATTGTATCGTCGACGTTGTTCAGCAGATGTAAACGCTTGTCCGCCTCTGGGTGACTGGCAATTCGTTTCAGAAGGTCGTCGCACTTCCAGCCAATTTTTCCCACCAATACCAGAGACACGTCTTTCCCCTCGGCCCAGAGGCGATCGAACGCATCAAGCAGGTAATGATGATTCTTGCGAATCTCGAGGGTCGACACCATTAGGTAAGGAGCTTTGTCGCGGTTGGCGAATAGCTTAGCAATGTCGGCAGGGATATTCAGTTCACTCGTGTTTTGAGGAGCGTCCAGATCGCAGCCGAGACGGACGTGGCGAACTTGCCAGTCCGCAAGAGGGCCGTTCTTTTCGTGAACAAAACTGCGGAGATCGTCGGCAATCGCCTTGGCATCCCCAATCATGAAGTCGACCGTATGAATCAACCGCTCGATCCAGCTACAGAAGTTGTGCTGGACGTGGTTCGTAAAAAATTCTGGATAGCGGACCGGAATCAAGTCGTGCACCATCGCTCCGACGAGAGCGCCGTTTTGCTGGGCATGCTGAACCGCATCGAACATTTCAGGCAGATCCCACCAGGAATCTGGCATCAGAATGACATCACCGGGGCCTGGGTTGGCAGGTTCAAGCGATGCCTGAAACGAGCGAACCAGGTGGCGAACTTTTCGATCGATCGTCCGAGGATAAAGGAGCTTGCGAAGTCGAGTACCGAGTTTATTCAAACGCAAACGTGTCGAAGTGTTTACCCAATGGGGAAGCACTCGATTGGTGAGGGCTTCAAAGTCGATTTGATAACGACGATAACCTCTCGCTGCGCACCAGCGATCGACATGAACAAACCGCCCATTCACATGAACAACCGGGAAGCATTCAATATCATTGCGCTCGGAAAACGCCACGGCTTCACGAGCCAAGCACCGGGCAACTCGTTGGATGCCCGTGTTGTAGTCGTGCGAGGCGGTGTGCGTGATGTCGATCATTAATCGACGCATCGGTAAGTCCATTTACTTGTCTCGATCCAAGGGCACCAATTTGCGAAATGGCTCGAATTGGCGAGACGGATAATAGCACAACCGATAGCACGGCCAAACCCCAATGTTAGTCAGGCGATTCCAAGTAATTGATTGCGAGAATTGAGCCAGTAAAACTCGGGAAAAATCGCCGCAAAAAGCCAATAAAGTAGCCTACTTTCTCGCTACTCTTACTCAAGATGGCAATCTGGATGGGTGGAGCTTGTCAATGTGCCGATGCTAGCAACCTTTGGTGAAATCGGCTGTCGTATTTTTTGCTTAACCAAAGAGAGGTTGGACTAATTTCCAAACCATATTGCCGGAAAGCATGAGGGCAATAAGGAGTGAGCAGGAAGCGATCGCACAGGCCGTGATTTTCAGACCTGATTTCGGGAGATGAATTGAAAGAAAGAGCATCGCGAAAGCTAGCAGCGGGACGCCGACAACTGTCAACGCTTGAGCGGTCACGATTAAGTTGACTTTTGGCCACTGCAGCCAGTTGATGATGATTGCGGCAATCATCCCAATGACGAGGCCAAAGACGGTAAACAGCTTGACAGGAGAATCGTTCACGCTGGCCGGCAAGCCCAGGCTATCACTCAGTGCGGTTCCTCCGATGAGAGCATTAACTAGCAAAGAGCTAAACGCCCCAGCTGCCAGGCCGATACAAAACATCCATTCTGCCTGGGGCCCGATCAGCGGATTTAGCTGCTTGGCTACATCGGTGACGGTCGAGACATCGCTTCCCCGTAGAACCGTCGCGGACGTAACCATGATCACAAAGCTGATTCCCCCTAATACAAGGATCCCTGCGATTGAGTCGACGATTCCGTTGGCTAGGTCATTGCGTGTCCATTTCTTCTCGCGAACGCCGTAGATCTGATAAAAGGCTCCGGCGATCGAGTAAGTTGTGGCAAACATCCCTAGTAGCATGACGATGTTCCCCCCTTTAGGAAGTTGGGGAATGAACCCCCGGGCTACTTCACCAATAGGTGGCTGAACCACAATTAAGTTGATCACAAAACCGACCAACATGATGCCGACCATGACCATCATGAGCTTCTCAATGAATTGATACGGGGCCTTGCTGCCATAGAGGGCCCAGACGAGTCCTAGATTGACCAGGACGATCACAAGCAGCGATCCAAGATTGGCAATAGTCCCTCCCTCTTCTTGCCCGCCACTGGCGATGTTCACCACCGCGATGATGGCTAGGTTGTTCGTAAATTGGAAGCAACTGGTGATCAAAAAGAAGACGACCCCAATGACAACCGTAAAGGGACGCCCAAGGCGTTGAGCGATTTCAGTGAAGGGAGAATGCTCGTAACTGATTCCGAGGACTGCCGCTAGGAATACGGTGAGGGCCATGAAGAGCGAGGCCAGGGCTAAGACCCAGATCATGTCATAGCCGTATTCGGCACCGACTTTCGAGTTCGACAGAATACTGCCAGGCCCAAGGACAACCGAGGCCACAATGATCGCCGGACCAATTGCTTTGAGGATTCGTAGGAAGGAGATCCGATTTGAGCTTTCTGCAGCGACTTCGGACATTGAGTTCTCGCTTTTCAGACAGGTGATCGCTCAATCAAAAGGGATTACCTTTTTTGAGCGATCAGAAGTTAGACGGTAGGTGGAGAGGTATTATGGCAGGAAGTCAGGCTGATTTTCAAAGAGGAAAGTCGATGATATTTTCGCCGGCACTTACCTCTGCCTTCAGGCCCGACTGGCTGTCGCTACTGTACTTGACCGGCAAGATCGCTTCTACCGGAGCCTCAGGGCCATGGTCTTTCACGGCGATGATCATGACGCGATGCTTACCGACAGGTACTCCATTGCCAAAATCACGCGTTTGGGCCACATAAG
It includes:
- the gmd gene encoding GDP-mannose 4,6-dehydratase, with the translated sequence MANIALITGITGQDGSYLAEFLLDKGYEVHGCYRRSSTNSFERIHHLVDKIELHCTDLLDQASMERLVRKVMPTEVYNLAAQSFVGSSWDQPILTGEVTGLGVTRLLEAIRQVDTSIRFYQASSSEMFGKVHETPQRETTPFHPRSPYGVAKAYGHWMTVNYRESYDMFACGGILFNHESPRRGLEFVTRKISDGVARIKLGLANELRLGNLDACRDWGFAGDYVEAMWLMLQQDAPIDYVIGTGETYRVGDFVQIAFDRVGLKWEDHVVIDPKFYRPAEVELLLADPAKAQTELNWKPKMSFQKLVEEMVDHDMQRLAGFAKPELKVMRKSA
- a CDS encoding glycosyltransferase family 4 protein produces the protein MRRLMIDITHTASHDYNTGIQRVARCLAREAVAFSERNDIECFPVVHVNGRFVHVDRWCAARGYRRYQIDFEALTNRVLPHWVNTSTRLRLNKLGTRLRKLLYPRTIDRKVRHLVRSFQASLEPANPGPGDVILMPDSWWDLPEMFDAVQHAQQNGALVGAMVHDLIPVRYPEFFTNHVQHNFCSWIERLIHTVDFMIGDAKAIADDLRSFVHEKNGPLADWQVRHVRLGCDLDAPQNTSELNIPADIAKLFANRDKAPYLMVSTLEIRKNHHYLLDAFDRLWAEGKDVSLVLVGKIGWKCDDLLKRIASHPEADKRLHLLNNVDDTMLSYIYEHSKAFVLTSKAEGFGLPIVEAAHHGLHVFASDIPIFREVAGPDSSFFSLDDPSELSQQISQFEATQGWRTAPPKQTLNEPWSVVFPKLVDTVGAIAKDIQQQRLQAARTAA
- a CDS encoding Nramp family divalent metal transporter, with amino-acid sequence MSEVAAESSNRISFLRILKAIGPAIIVASVVLGPGSILSNSKVGAEYGYDMIWVLALASLFMALTVFLAAVLGISYEHSPFTEIAQRLGRPFTVVIGVVFFLITSCFQFTNNLAIIAVVNIASGGQEEGGTIANLGSLLVIVLVNLGLVWALYGSKAPYQFIEKLMMVMVGIMLVGFVINLIVVQPPIGEVARGFIPQLPKGGNIVMLLGMFATTYSIAGAFYQIYGVREKKWTRNDLANGIVDSIAGILVLGGISFVIMVTSATVLRGSDVSTVTDVAKQLNPLIGPQAEWMFCIGLAAGAFSSLLVNALIGGTALSDSLGLPASVNDSPVKLFTVFGLVIGMIAAIIINWLQWPKVNLIVTAQALTVVGVPLLAFAMLFLSIHLPKSGLKITACAIASCSLLIALMLSGNMVWKLVQPLFG